In the genome of Cyprinus carpio isolate SPL01 unplaced genomic scaffold, ASM1834038v1 S000006643, whole genome shotgun sequence, one region contains:
- the bpifcl gene encoding lipopolysaccharide-binding protein, whose amino-acid sequence MQLVIFFLMILTHTYADYPALKAVLSEKGLRDVSQMMAVWIQNKLKSTEFPEVRGGVDIGIGTVNYVISNMQVVQCSMSGQSMEFKQGTGVSVEVSQLSLAITGSWATQFGIIHDGGSFDLAVYNININTLLGLGDEAGRLSITTISCSDDIGGVHIQFHGGASFFFEPFVSTFQGKISEMIHVRICPAIQQAISKLEMNLQKMPVSIPVDQYIYLSILFTSSPAVTDRSIELDIKGEFYSKSFPSEPPFSASAFDIKYAENYMLSLAASEFFVNSAAYAYLSSEVLQINITDNMIPKSFPFHLNTSQFGVFIPQLRTLYPNMEMQVLLYASKTPLFSFSSGVIDFQLPGAAKFSVVKPDGTLVPLFRLDVDSSFSGSALIDNKHLTGVFKMKNLTLTVGSSEIGDFKTAMLEQMLVIAVNRFVLPKLNDYLKTGFLLPTLHNFSLINSKLLIKNGFVVIFTDVEDSWAVSMKT is encoded by the exons TGTCTCAAATGATGGCCGTTTGGatacaaaacaaactgaagaGTACTGAATTCCCAGAGGTCCGGGGTGGGGTGGACATTGGGATCGGCACTGTCAACTATGTCATCTCAAA CATGCAGGTTGTGCAGTGCAGCATGTCAGGCCAATCAATGGAATTTAAACAGGGAACAGGTGTATCTGTGGAAGTCAGTCAACTCTCATTAGCCATCACAGGCAGCTGGGCAACACAGTTTGGCATCAT CCATGATGGTGGCTCATTTGATCTGGCCGTGTACAATATCAATATCAACACCCTCCTAGGGTTGGGGGATGAAGCTGGTCGACTCTCCATCACTACCATTTCCTGTAGTGATGACATAGGAGGTGTGCACATTCAGTTCCACGGAGGTGCTAG CTTTTTTTTCGAGCCATTTGTAAGTACTTTCCAAGGAAAGATCTCAGAGATGATACATGTGAGg atttgtccAGCAATTCAACAAGCAATCAGTAAATTGGAGATGAATCTACAGAAAATGCCTG tcagcATACCCGTGGATCAGTATATATATCTAAGCATCCTTTTCACATCCTCCCCGGCTGTGACAGATCGAAGTATTGAATTAGATATTAAG GGTGAGTTTTATAGCAAAAGTTTTCCATCTGAACCACCTTTCTCTGCAAGCGCATTTGACATTAAGTATGCAGAAAACTACATGCTTTCACTGGCTGCATCAGAGTTCTTTGTAAATTCAGCAGCTTATGCATACCTAAGCTCTGAGGTTCTCCAAATCAACATTACAGACAACATG ATACCGAAGAGTTTTCCGTTCCATCTGAACACCAGCCAGTTCGGTGTTTTCATTCCACAG CTGCGCACATTATATCCCAACATGGAGATGCAAGTGCTTTTATATGCCAGTAAGACGCCACTATTCTCCTTCAGTTCAGGGGTGATAGACTTTCAACTACCTGGTGCAGCAAAGTTCTCAGTTGTTAAACCTGATGGCACGCTGGTTCCTCTTTTCAGACTTGATGTG GACAGCAGCTTCAGTGGAAGTGCTTTGATTGACAACAAACACCTTACTggagtttttaaaatgaaaaa TTTAACACTGACTGTTGGATCATCTGAGATTGGTGATTTCAAG ACTGCCATGCTCGAGCAAATGTTAGTGATTGCAGTAAACAGATTTGTACTTCCAAAACTAAATG ATTACCTGAAGACTGGCTTCCTCCTACCCACACTGCATAACTTTAGTTTGATTAATTCTAAATTGCTCATAAAAAAT GGCTTTGTGGTCATTTTTACTGATGTTGAAGATTCTTGGGCAGTCTCAATGAAAACTTAG